The genomic DNA TCTGATTACAGGCTCCTGGGTGTCCGGACCAAATGCTGCTATTGCATGAAGTGCAACGTTTTCATCAGCATCTGCTATGAACGGTAATATTGCTTCGTAGTCCTTCAGACCCGCCTTGCCGAGACCCCAGACAGCCGCCTGGCGTATCTCGTCCCCTTCAAGCTGCCGACTCTGAGCAATACGTACCAGTTCGTTTTTGGAAAATTGACTACCGAGTTCCGTGAGTATCAGTACAGCCTCCATCCGAAGATCCTTGCGTCCGTCACCCCACAACACGGCTTCAATCCTCTCCTGCCCAAGGGAGGACCCTAGGGATGCTGATGAACCAGCCGCCTCCAGAGAAACGCGCTCGTCTTGTTCTGATCTAAGAAGACTTTCCAATGCAGGGATTGCCTGAGGTCGTAAATCTTCCCGATGCGCAATAGCTTTTACTGCCGCATAACGATCGAGTGGATTTTGCTTTAGAAGGTCGTCCAGAGGATTGTATTCTCGACTTAGAAGAGATGTAACCTCCGCCATCTCAGATGGAGCTCCAGCAAGGATTGAGAGGCCCTTTTTAAATCTATCACCCGGACGAACATAAACGTGTTTCCCATTTAATGTATATGTCTGCCTACGCTGCCTCCCGCCGTCACCTGTCATCGTTACGACAAGCTTCGTTCTGGTGACTGACTCTACAATCCCGTTATCGGAAGGAACAATTGCTGGCCAGGTCCTGTCACGTTCCGCCCCCTCAGAAGCAGACTTAGGAGGTCCAAGAGTAGATTTGTCAATGGAACCGCGTAGTGATTCGGTTGAAAAAAACATGGCCTCATCAGCCGGTCCTGGATCGCCTTGCTCTTGACGAATACCAATGAAAGCAATTATGTCCTCATTGCGTAGGCCGAAGTCCCAAGTACGGTCCGGATTTCTTGGCGCGTCACTCACTTTGATTTTCAGGTCCGACTTGGCGCGAACTTCGAATCGAATCCCAGTGCGAACACAAAGCAGATCTGGCAGCCTAAGGCGCTTCACCTTCGTCATCCATATTTTGTTGCAAGTGCAATATCTCTCCAGCTCTATAGGTCTAAAGCCTATAGCATGAAGCTGGCTCATAGTCTGGCGCACACCCATCGCGCCCAAGCTAAGGAAGTGCAGGAAACTGGTATCTGTTTTAAATCCCATTAGGCAGTACCTTTGCGGACAATGGGATTCAAGAGATCGCGAGGTGAGATTTCTAGAGCTGCAGCAATAGCAAAAATGTTTTCAAGAGAAACATTCCGCTTTCCTCGTTCAACTGAACTGATATAGGTTCTATGAAGTTTGGCCCGATAACCGAGTTCTTCTTGCGAGAGGCCAGCTTGACGCCGAATTTCTCTTACGTTGTAGCCGAAGAGTTCCTTCGCATTATTTTTTGAGCTTCCGCGCGCCTTCATGTTCTGCGCGCAAGCTAAAAAAATGTTAACAATAAGTCTACAGACTTTACGTCACGCATCTGGTATATTCTTGACCGGACTAAAGTCTGAGGTAATCGTGTTGAAACCTAATTTCGAGCGGCTGGCGGAGACTGTAACGGTCCCGCGGACTGATCCGATATATAACTGCCATGGCTACCTTACGAAGGTCCCAATAGCGGCAATAGAGCCCTTTATTGAGACATTTACCCAGGTGGGAGATATTGTCGCTGATTTCTTCGCTGGCTCGGGCATGACAGGCCTGGCAGCACTGAGGCTCGGGCGGAAACCTTGGCTCAGTGATATTTCGGTGCTGGGCCATCACATAGCCGAAGGGTACTCCACCCGCATTAAGGCCGAATCTTTCAAGGCAGCGGCCCAAAAAGTCATCGGCGATGCACGCACAGCAATTGGAGATCTCTACGCTACCCGCCGTTCGACTGATAATGTGACTGTCGAGATGGTTCGCACCGTTTGGTCGTTCACCTATAAGTGCCCCTCCTGCGAGTATCGTCTTGTTTACTTTGAGCATCTCTCACCGAAAGGTAAGGCTCCCAAGAAATGTCCTGCGTGTCTCGCCCCCTTCGTTCGCCGCAGATGGTCACGAGATCTCGACGTGCCAGTTGAGGTCGTGGTTCGAACTCCGCAAGGCCGTTTGATTCAGCAGCAGATCTCTGACTTCGATTACGCCATGATCAAAAAAGCAGCCAGCAATCCACGCCAGGCAGAGATCCCCTCACTGAAAATCACCGAGGACCGGGAAATGTTCAGCCGTTCTGGACTCGGTAAAGCAGGCCTGGTTAACACCAGGGATTTTTTTTCTCCTCGCAATGCAATCGCCTTGCTTGAATTGTGGCGAGCGATAAATGGGGTGAAGGACTATCACGCGCGTCAAAAACTCCTTTTTGCCTTCACGGCAATCCTGCCCCGCGCATCTCGCCGCTACCAATGGAGCGCACAGCGACCGCTGAACGCGCAGAATCAAACCTACTACATCTCCCCTATATACTATGAATGGAATGTATTCGAATTATTCGGGCGGAAAGTTAACGCAGCAATTCGGTCAGACTTGGAGCTTTTCTACCGTGAGCCGCTGCTCAGAAGCCAGGAGCATGCTTTACACTACATTGTTGCCTCGGCAGACCGGCTTAATCATCTTGAGACCGCATCTGTCGATTATGTATTCACAGATCCCCCTTTTGGCAGCAACATTTTTTATAGCGATATGAGCCTGTTTCACGAAGCCTGGCTCGGTAAGGTTACAGATCCCACTTCAGAAGCTGTTGTTCATACGACAGGGAAACGAAAGAATGGATCATCAGAACGCTACGAATGCCTACTGCGTTCTGCGTTCGCTGAGGCATACCGCATCCTAAAGCCAGGGCGGTACATGTCTGTCGTTTTTGGAAACAGCAGTGGTCGTATCTGGGGGTTAGTTCAGAGGGCGATGCGGGATGCAGGCTTCAAAGCGCCCGCTCATGTATCTATTCTCGACAAAGGCCAGAGATCAGTGAAAGGCTTAAATTCTGGATCAGAGAGTGTAGTTACCGTTGATCTCATCCTGACGGTGCAAAAGCCGATTCAGGTTGATAAACAGGAGAGCAGCCATGAACTGCGCAAGGGAGACACGGAAGCCATGATCGCCCAAACAATTAATGAACTCTCTGGCACTGTCACCAACGCTAGTCATGTATACGCTAGGATTCTACGGAAAGCGATTCAGAACCACTACGCCCTTGATCAGTTACATCTAACAGATGTGCTTCTCGCTTTACGTAAAAACGGCTATACGATTCATCCTAAAACCGGTATACTTTCGGTTTCAAAATCATTAGATTGACTAACTATAACCTCTGATTAAACAAATCAAGTTCCTAATCACTATCGTCCCTATAAAAAACTATGACCACGACACCAAAATTCAAGCCCAAAGTTATTTCATTCGTCAATCTAAAAGGTGGCGTGGGCAAAACTACTCTCGCGGTGAGTTATGCCTCCTACCTTGGAAATGTCCACAAAAAACGGGTTCTATTGGTCGACCTAGATCCCCAAACGAATGCTTCCTTCTGGGTTATGGGCTTCAAGGACTGGAAGAGACATGAAAAAAATAAAGGGACAGTCGCGGACCTAATGGGAGCAACCGCGCACAGTCGCCTTGGGAGCAATCTCAGAACAGTAGACAACATCGTGTACAAATCACCTGTGTTCGGCTTTGACCTTATTCCTTCGAACCTGTCCCTTTATACAATGGATTTGGACCTGGCGTCGGTGCCTATGAAAGAGGTTAAACTTAAGCGAGCAATCGAGGCATGTAAGAACCCCTATGATTATATTATTTGCGATTGTCCTCCCAATCTCACGATTCCAACCCAGAACGCGCTTGCATTGAGTACACATTACGTAGTGCCGATTGCTCTGGATTACTTTTCGTCGATTGGCATAAGTCTCCTCAAAAGCAGGATTGCCAAGCTAGGGAACGATTTGGACAATCACCCTAAGCTTGCTGGTATTGTCATTACGCGTGCAGGAAGCCGCCCGGGGTGGCACAAGGCGGAAACTGAGGGAGGTCTTCGCAAGACATTCGGCGCCGAACTCTTAAACTCCAAGATCAAAGATCGTCAAGATGTCGTAGTTTCAACTCAAGACAAAACTCCGGTATTTAATTCCGGCAACCAGTCTGTCATACAAGAATTCACTGGAGTGTGCCAGGAATTGTACGGTCGTATCCAATGAGGAGAGACAAAATTAAGGCCTGGTTGACTGAAGTGGCAAAACAGGCCAAACAGGCTCCTACTTCTCTGCCCGAAGGCACAGAACTGGTTGTGCGATCTCTGATCAACATGCTCGGGGTAGCGTCTGGGGACGAGCTGACGAATCTTAAGCTTAGTACCCCCAAGGAGAATATCGGCTCCCTAGTGATTAAACTGGCCGAGGTTTCGAAATTCCCTAAACGAGAGTGGATCGACCTTATTAATTTCTACGGTCTGTCATTAGATTTGAACCCGCGAGATTCAGCTCGCGACGTAATGGGCAAGCTAGCGCGCCATCTACGTGAGAATCCTGCAGCACTTGCGCTGGTAGCCTCCAAAAAGCCGGGGGTTCATGCCAAGAGGCGTACTCTCAAGAAAAGGCGGCCGCTCGCAGAGAATCTGCAAGACACTTTAACGCGACTACTCAACGAATAATCTTATATGAGTTATTTGCGAGACCTATCCAGATCGCAAAAGAATTCATTCTTAAATGCATTTGAATTCTTTTCCGATCGGGCCCACCAGAAAACATATGAAGATTTAATTGCCTCGATTTCCTCTCTCCAAAGCTGGTTGGAGTACTATGTCACAACTGCTAATTTCGAATCCAAAGTGAGCGATTTTTTTTCCGAAGCGGTGAATGACGCCATTTTGGCATATTCTTTTGCACGCGTGGGAACGTGGCGGCCAGCACTTCAAAGCCTCCGGAGCACTTTGGAGAACTCTCTTTATTTCTTATACTATAAAGATCATCCAATTGAGCTACTGCTCTGGGAAAAACAAAAGCATCGTCTCGGCTTCACCGACTTGAACTTATATTTTAAGGGGCATCCCCTCCTTTGCGGACACAACCATCAGATTGAAACTGGAATAGATGCGATTGAAAAATCGTACGCTGAGTTATCTAAAGCCGTTCACGGATCAGTCGCTTACTTTCGCATGGTGGGAAAATCGTCATTCGAATACCTGCCATCAATTCATGTGAAGGATGCGGTTGAACTCTCGCGGTTTAGGTCAATTGTAAGGAGACTTATCGAAGGTATTAATCAACTCCTTGTTGCAATGTTCAGGGAGTCTTTACAAGGTGCTGCTTTGCCGTCATTGCGCCAGGGGATTGCAGGCGCAGTCTCAGCAGCTAAACGTGCGGCAATAAAGAAATCGTTCAATATCATGCTTCACTGAAGTCTAACTTAACTTTTACAGTATCTCTGAAAGACTATTGTTTCCTCCCATCAATATTGAAGCCTCGTTAACCTACTCACGCAGTTGATGCCTCTCCAAATGTCGTTTTCTGAATGTCCTTGGCCGATGAATAGGGCCATCTGGCCCTAGTGGCTGTTTTATGGCCCTAGAGCAACTTTTTGTATTATTTCGCCATATTTTTGATTCCGGCGGCATGCCCATTCGACTCACCGCGGTTCCATTCGCCCTATCTCATCTTCGTCGCTGATTTTAACTAACGTGTGAATAACCGCTCCCAGAGCTACGTTTGATCACGTCCCCTTTGCAACTTTCAGTTTAGACAACGTTTTTGCATACCCGTCTCTCTCTTCTCTTCGTTTGCTCAGGAACGCTCTGTTTGGGATGCCGTAGTGTCCCTTAGTGTCCCCTATTGTCCCCTAGTGTCCCCGAATCGGCATCTTTCACCACCGCACGCCGATGCGTATGGTTCGTCCATACATCGTGCGCCGCAACGCAAAGGAGATCTGATGGAACAAACATGGTTGACCGTCGATGAGTTGGCCGCCGTCCTCAAAGTCAGCCCGAAGTCAATCCGCCGGGCCTACCGCAAGGGTGAGATTCCTGTCGATCGATTCTGCCGTTTTGTCCGCTTCGACCTGGAACGAGTGAAAGAGGCCCTTAAGGCCAAGGGGCATAGACCGTCCTTTGTGGAATCCAAGAGCAAGGGGGGACGGCGCAGCGCGACCGGCGGCGCCAGCCGGCGGCGCGCGCAGCCGACCAGCCCCCGACTTGGTAAGACGGGGGCGTCTATCGCACAGACCCCAAGGAGGAAGAAATGACGGGTTCCGGAGGGTTCACCCAGACCATCGATTGGCTGGCCTTCACCCTGCCGAAGGCTGAGGTGGCGGACGTGATCAAGCTGATTGGTGGCGACTGGTTCCAGAGTGAGACCGGCTTTCGCGGCTATCCCGTGGCGCAGCTTATGACGGAAGGCAAAACGGGCGTCGGGAAACTGGGGACTGGTGCTCCTCGCAACCCGAAGGAGGTGCATGTGGATCTCTCGGCAGGCATCATCTCCCAGTGGGACGAACTCAAGCTGAAGACGGTTCTCGCCTGGATCTTCGCTCAAAAAGGCCATGTCACCCGCATTGATGTGGCCCTGGATGACCGGGAGGCCACTGTCGCAGTCGAAACCGTCCGCCAAGCCGTGGAGGCCGGACAGCTCGTGAGTCGGTCCAAGCAGTTCAAAGTCATTCAAGCCTCGAATCATCGTGAGGGCGTTCGGACCGGAGAGACGCTCTACTTTGGGAGTCGAGAAAGCCAGACCATGCTGCGGGTCTATGACAAGCGCTTGGAACTGAAAAGTCGTGGCCGGGAAGACGCGGAATCCTACGGAGTCCGGTGGGAAATGGAATTCAAACAGGACCGGGCGCAAGCCTGCGCCAAAGCGCTGCTTACCCTCGATGCCGAAGATTGGCGGGCCTTCTTGGTGGGTGTGCTGCGCTCCTATGTGGATTTTCGAGAGACCACGCGAGAGGCCGAATCCTATGAGAAGTACCGGGCGCCATTGCTGAGCTGGTGGGAGGGCTTAACTGAAGGCTTTAGGCGCTGTCGGCTCGTGGTCGAACGCATTCAACAGCGGCTGGATGATGTCGTCGCGTGGTTCGCCAACGCCCTCAGCCCCATGCTCGCCGTGGTCGTGGCCTGTCGCGGTGATCAGTTTCTGACGGAGATGATTTATGCGGGCACGAAACGATGGAACCAGAAGCACTATGCCCTGCTGAAGCAACGCAAGAAGGTGGTGACGCCCTATGTGCTTCATCTCAAACCTCGTCCATGACTACGTGTATATCCGCGCCTGTCCGGAGTGTAAGGCCGCCGGAGCCTGGGGTGAGTTTCGGAAGGGAAAGTTGTTTGTGATCTGCAGCAGCTGTCGGTGCGAATTCCAATGTCTGCCAAAAGTCCGGCTTGCGGGCCGGGGCGTGTGGGTCAGGCGCAGAGCTGATCCGAGAATCTTTTCACAACAAGGAGGGTTGAACGATGCAAGTCAAAGCGGAGGGGGCAGTGCAGGGGTATGTGGAGCGGAGGAGTCGGGAGGGCAAGGTGTTTCGATCGGTGGATCTCTATGTGAAGGGCAAAGATCCGGGAGTGTTGCGATTGGGGATTCCGGAGGATCAGATGCCGTTGATTGAGGCGTGCAAGCAGGCCGAGGGGAAACAGGCTCGCGCCTCCATCGAAGTGCGGAAATTCGAACAGACGGGTCGCGTGTTCTTCGATTTGTCTGCCTTGGAAGTGCTGAAGTAACGGCAAGGGAGGAAGGCCGGTGGATCTTACGATTATTTTGGTCGCGATCTTATTACTGGCCTTCCTCACCGGCCTCGGAGTCGGACGATTGTGAAACTCTTCACGTTAACCAGTTATCTCTCGCTCATCTGGGGCCTTCTGGTCTCGTTCTGTGTTGCGCCGGGCGAATCCCTTGCGCAAACCGCCACGCAGTATTCGAGGGTGGTGGCTCAGGCCGAACGCATCGCGTACCTGGCCGCTCAACGGTCCGCTTTGGCGAACCAAGTGGCGACTGCCGCGCTCGCACCTTCGGCCACCTCGATGGCCGTTCGCATGGTGGCGGGCCCGGTCGGCTGGGCGGCGCTTGGAGTGAGTGCAGGTCTGGTTTTGGCCCAGATGTATTACTCGCAAGCTGATCTCTCGGCGGTCAAAACCGCCGCCTCGACGCCAGGCGGCTGGCAGATCGCCAGCACGAATGCGGGCGTGCAGACGTTCCCCGGTTTTGGCACGAACACGCCAGGCAATCCAGCCTATCCGAATGCGACGATTCAGTTCAGCGCGACCAATGTCCCGCTCTGCGCGGTCGATACCGAGTATCAGCATGATTGGGTGGTCGGGCCGTTTCAGAGCCTGAGCACAGCCGTCTTCTTTACCGGCAATTTCTTCGTCAATGGTCCTGCGGTCGGCGGCTACAGCCTGTATGTCTGCCATCGAACAGGCATTCCCGGTTCACCAACACCGTTGCAAGATGGCCTCATCGCACCGACTCCGCAGCAAGTGACGAATTATGTGACCAGTTTGCCACCAAGTGACCCGAAGTCCGTCGAAGCCCATACCAATCCAGTGGGGACTACTGGCACCACGCAGCCGGCCGATACCACCATCTCCCAAGCGGTGACGCCGACTGAGATGCCCACGACGGTGAAACCCAAGCCGGTGCCAGCCGGAGATATCGTTGTGGTAGACAACGTGCCTCCTCCGGCCAGTACGCCACAGCAGAATACCCAGCAGCAGACGACGACCACGACGACGACCACGACGCAGAACCCGGACGGCTCGACCACCCAACAGGAAGAGACCCAAGCGACGACCTCCTGTGCCGTGGGATCTCATGAGGCCCAGACCTTCGGGACGGTCCTGCAAGCGCATCAGACCATCTGGGCCAGTAGTGGCCTGCTCGGCACGCTGAATCTCTTGAAGTCGCTCACGTGGCCCTCGACCTTACCGGTGATTGCGCTGCCTTCGGCCTTCTTCGGCAGCCAGCAGGTCGATTTCAATCAATGGGCCTGGTTCTTCACCGTGCTCCGGACCCTCGTCATTGCGACGGCCTCCATTGCCGCCTACCGCATTATCTTTGTGGGAGGAGGCCAGACAACATGACGGCCATTCTGACCCTCATCTATTGCTGGCTGCAGGAGTTCTTTTTCTCCCTCACCGATTGGGGTCTTGGGATTTGGGATTCCTTGCTCTCGGTGGCGGACAGCACGCTCGCCACCATTGGGACGGCCGGGCTCACCCTGCCGGTGATTCCC from Nitrospira sp. ND1 includes the following:
- a CDS encoding DUF2523 family protein translates to MTAILTLIYCWLQEFFFSLTDWGLGIWDSLLSVADSTLATIGTAGLTLPVIPDQYAWVLGATGMSQALAIVASAMGTRFILQTIPFVRWGS
- a CDS encoding helix-turn-helix domain-containing protein; protein product: MEQTWLTVDELAAVLKVSPKSIRRAYRKGEIPVDRFCRFVRFDLERVKEALKAKGHRPSFVESKSKGGRRSATGGASRRRAQPTSPRLGKTGASIAQTPRRKK
- a CDS encoding DNA methyltransferase, whose product is MTGLKSEVIVLKPNFERLAETVTVPRTDPIYNCHGYLTKVPIAAIEPFIETFTQVGDIVADFFAGSGMTGLAALRLGRKPWLSDISVLGHHIAEGYSTRIKAESFKAAAQKVIGDARTAIGDLYATRRSTDNVTVEMVRTVWSFTYKCPSCEYRLVYFEHLSPKGKAPKKCPACLAPFVRRRWSRDLDVPVEVVVRTPQGRLIQQQISDFDYAMIKKAASNPRQAEIPSLKITEDREMFSRSGLGKAGLVNTRDFFSPRNAIALLELWRAINGVKDYHARQKLLFAFTAILPRASRRYQWSAQRPLNAQNQTYYISPIYYEWNVFELFGRKVNAAIRSDLELFYREPLLRSQEHALHYIVASADRLNHLETASVDYVFTDPPFGSNIFYSDMSLFHEAWLGKVTDPTSEAVVHTTGKRKNGSSERYECLLRSAFAEAYRILKPGRYMSVVFGNSSGRIWGLVQRAMRDAGFKAPAHVSILDKGQRSVKGLNSGSESVVTVDLILTVQKPIQVDKQESSHELRKGDTEAMIAQTINELSGTVTNASHVYARILRKAIQNHYALDQLHLTDVLLALRKNGYTIHPKTGILSVSKSLD
- a CDS encoding replication initiation factor domain-containing protein; protein product: MTGSGGFTQTIDWLAFTLPKAEVADVIKLIGGDWFQSETGFRGYPVAQLMTEGKTGVGKLGTGAPRNPKEVHVDLSAGIISQWDELKLKTVLAWIFAQKGHVTRIDVALDDREATVAVETVRQAVEAGQLVSRSKQFKVIQASNHREGVRTGETLYFGSRESQTMLRVYDKRLELKSRGREDAESYGVRWEMEFKQDRAQACAKALLTLDAEDWRAFLVGVLRSYVDFRETTREAESYEKYRAPLLSWWEGLTEGFRRCRLVVERIQQRLDDVVAWFANALSPMLAVVVACRGDQFLTEMIYAGTKRWNQKHYALLKQRKKVVTPYVLHLKPRP
- a CDS encoding helix-turn-helix domain-containing protein; the protein is MKARGSSKNNAKELFGYNVREIRRQAGLSQEELGYRAKLHRTYISSVERGKRNVSLENIFAIAAALEISPRDLLNPIVRKGTA
- a CDS encoding ParA family protein, whose protein sequence is MTTTPKFKPKVISFVNLKGGVGKTTLAVSYASYLGNVHKKRVLLVDLDPQTNASFWVMGFKDWKRHEKNKGTVADLMGATAHSRLGSNLRTVDNIVYKSPVFGFDLIPSNLSLYTMDLDLASVPMKEVKLKRAIEACKNPYDYIICDCPPNLTIPTQNALALSTHYVVPIALDYFSSIGISLLKSRIAKLGNDLDNHPKLAGIVITRAGSRPGWHKAETEGGLRKTFGAELLNSKIKDRQDVVVSTQDKTPVFNSGNQSVIQEFTGVCQELYGRIQ
- a CDS encoding HEAT repeat domain-containing protein, yielding MGFKTDTSFLHFLSLGAMGVRQTMSQLHAIGFRPIELERYCTCNKIWMTKVKRLRLPDLLCVRTGIRFEVRAKSDLKIKVSDAPRNPDRTWDFGLRNEDIIAFIGIRQEQGDPGPADEAMFFSTESLRGSIDKSTLGPPKSASEGAERDRTWPAIVPSDNGIVESVTRTKLVVTMTGDGGRQRRQTYTLNGKHVYVRPGDRFKKGLSILAGAPSEMAEVTSLLSREYNPLDDLLKQNPLDRYAAVKAIAHREDLRPQAIPALESLLRSEQDERVSLEAAGSSASLGSSLGQERIEAVLWGDGRKDLRMEAVLILTELGSQFSKNELVRIAQSRQLEGDEIRQAAVWGLGKAGLKDYEAILPFIADADENVALHAIAAFGPDTQEPVIRKLVQKLTSGDPRVAAAASEALRLIGNETTVRVLVEATSAGGDWVLATLGRMPPQLVTNIVSSSELMAQLAPLLLLNECENWLAREEHVIDLAFLIKQNLS